The DNA sequence ACTTCTCCAGGCGCGCGGTGACGTCGAGCGTGATGAGCAGCTCGACCTTCTGGTCGGTGTCGAGGTACGGCGCGTTGCCGGACAGGTCGGCGACCGCGGACGGGTCTTCGACCTGCTGGACGGCGTCGATCAGCTGCCAGCCGCCGCGCTGCTGGAGGATCGAGATGACGACGGCCTTGTACTCGGCCGCGAGCTTCGCGGTCTGGTCGTCGGTGGTTTCGGGGGCGTCCTCGGCGTGCACCCAGCGGGCGGCGCCGGGACCGTCGGCCATCCGGCCGACGAGCGCGCGGGTGGTGCCACGCAGCAACACGGCGGCCTTGCCGCCGGGCACGCGCCCGATGCGCTCGACGGTCGCGACGGTGCCGTACTCGGCGTACTCGCCGTGGACACGCGGCACGATCAGGACTTCGGCCTTGCTGCCGCCGGTCGACCGGATGCCGGGGAAGCTTGCCTGGCTCGGGGTGCCGGCCTGGGCGGACTCCACCGCGGCCCGCGTCTCGGTGTCGGTGAGGTCGAGCGGGACGACCATGCCCGGCAGCACGACGTCGTCATCGAGCGGGAGCACGGGCAGGAGGCGGGTGTCGGACATGTGCACTCCTCGGGTAGTTGAGTCTGCCTAGCTCAACTCTCCGATGGGTGTGTTTGTTTCCGATGGTGCGTTCGCCCACAGCGATCAGCGAAAGCGCAGGTCAGAGGCTTGGGCGGCGCGCCACCGCGCACCAGGCGAACGGCCGGGTCTCGAGATCCAGCACCGTCGGACGCTCGTCGGGGCGCCAGTCCGGCAACGATGTCATCCCCGGCGGGAGCAGCGGCCAGCCGCCGAACCAGGGGAGCAGTTCTTCGGCCGTGCGCAGCCACGCGGGGTTCGTCGTGTCGCGGTAGGCGTCGATGAATCGTTTCACCTCGGCCGCGCGAGCCGGCGGGGCGTCGTCGCGGCAGGTGCCGTGCGTCAGGGCCAGCCAGCTGCCCGGCGCCAGCTTCGCCCGGTACGTCGCCATCAGGCCATCGGGATCGTCGGACGGGCCGACGAAGTGCATCACCGTGATCATCAGCAGGCACACCGGCCGCGACCAGTCGATCAGGTCCTGGGTCACGTCGTCCGCGAAGATCGCGGCCGGCCGCCGGATGTCCCGCTCGACCAGGCCGGCCCAGCC is a window from the Amycolatopsis sp. NBC_00355 genome containing:
- a CDS encoding SAM-dependent methyltransferase; the protein is MSPEDTTSAEGGGGGTGGAPIAPAGVDTEKPSAARVYDWYLGGDHHWAVDREFGRRVEKVWPLIRPISRQNRAFMNRVVSAAMDAGVRQFVDLGSGVPTAGNVHEIVRELLPDGERASVVYVDYEPVAAAHSRLILEKEDATGWAGLVERDIRRPAAIFADDVTQDLIDWSRPVCLLMITVMHFVGPSDDPDGLMATYRAKLAPGSWLALTHGTCRDDAPPARAAEVKRFIDAYRDTTNPAWLRTAEELLPWFGGWPLLPPGMTSLPDWRPDERPTVLDLETRPFAWCAVARRPSL